AAACCTTATAATTTCCACAAATAATTCCCCAAATAATAGAAGAAACTGCACCAAAAAAGCACATGCCAATAAATCCCTTCCAGGTTTTATTATTTCCAAACAACCTTTTACCATCTTTTAAAATTATATTGTTATCTATAGGATGTCTTAGAGTTTTAAATACCGGAAATTTCACAAATATCATATTTAGTATTCCTGCTAAAATTACGGGTAATAGTGTTATATACATTTCTAAAATAGATTTCACTTATAATTTCCTTTCAAAATCTTTTTAAATTTCTATATATATACAATTTTTTTATAAAAAACATTATAATTCCACAGTTTGTTTATACTAATACATTTCGCGGTTTTTGTCAAGTTATAGTTCTCTTGTATAAAAAAGTGTAGTAGGCTTAGAATCTTATATCCAGCCTACTACACTTAGATTTACCAATTTATATATTCTTTATTTTTTACAAAAATATTTTTCAAAATATAGTTTTATTCAATTTTTAATAAAATCTTTGTTTTTTATATACACATTTCCAAAATTTTATATACATCATCTTTGTTTAGTGCAACATAGGCTTCATTTAAATTTCCATGTATAACAGCAGCCCTTGCCATTTCTTCAAAATTTGTATTGTCTATTTGGAGCTCACTTAAAGTCATAGGTATACCACACATCTTAAAGAATTCTTCTGTTTTATCTATAGCTTTTCTTGCCAATTCAAATTTGTCCTCTTCTAATTTTAAATTCCATACATTTATTCCGTAATCCACAAACTTATTCACTGTTTTTTCACTTAAGATATATCTCATCCATCTTGGAGTAAGTATTGCAAGTCCTATACCATGTGTAATATCATAAAAAGCACTCAATTCATGTTCAATAGGATGACAAGTCCAAGCTCCACCTTTTCCACTTCCTAAAAGTCCATTAAGTGCCATAGAACTTGCCCACATTATATTAGCTCGTGCCTCATAATTTTCAGGTTCTTTTAAAGCTATTGGACAATACTTTATGCAGGTTTCAAGTAATCCTTCTGCAAACCTGTCTTGTACAAAAGCATCCTTAGTTTTATTAAAATATGCTTCAAATATATGTGACATTATATCTGCACAACCTGCTGCTGTTTGAATTTTGGGTACAGAATATGTGTATTCTGGATCTAAAAACGATGCTTTAGGTATCATTTTTGTAGATGCTGTACCTAACTTTTCTTTTGTCTTCATATTTGAAATAACAGCATTTTTATTCATTTCAGAGCCAGTTGCTGCCATAGTAAGTACTGTTACAATAGGAAGCACTTTATCTATTTTACTTGGTGTAGTTACTATATCCCAAGCATCTTTTTCATAGTAATGAGCTGCTGCTATAACCTTTGAACAATCAATTGTACTTCCTCCACCTACTGCCAATATAACATCTACCTTATTTTCCCTTGAAAGCTCTACACCATGTCTTACTGTTTCAATTCTAGGATTTGGTTCTATACCACTTAATTCTACAACATTAAAGTCCTTTAATAATTCTTTAACCTTACTATAAATACCATTTCTTTTTATACTTCCTCCGCCATAAGTTAGAAGTACACTTTTTCCGTACCTTTTTAAAACTTCCGGAAGTCTTTCTATTTGTCCTTTTCCAAATAACATTTCTGTGTATGCATTAAATATAAAATTATTCACATCTAATCCCCCTTATCATATCTAATCAATTTTATACTAAAACAAAAGAATTTATAAGTAAAGTAATATCACTCATAAATT
The Clostridium felsineum DSM 794 DNA segment above includes these coding regions:
- a CDS encoding iron-containing alcohol dehydrogenase, whose product is MNNFIFNAYTEMLFGKGQIERLPEVLKRYGKSVLLTYGGGSIKRNGIYSKVKELLKDFNVVELSGIEPNPRIETVRHGVELSRENKVDVILAVGGGSTIDCSKVIAAAHYYEKDAWDIVTTPSKIDKVLPIVTVLTMAATGSEMNKNAVISNMKTKEKLGTASTKMIPKASFLDPEYTYSVPKIQTAAGCADIMSHIFEAYFNKTKDAFVQDRFAEGLLETCIKYCPIALKEPENYEARANIMWASSMALNGLLGSGKGGAWTCHPIEHELSAFYDITHGIGLAILTPRWMRYILSEKTVNKFVDYGINVWNLKLEEDKFELARKAIDKTEEFFKMCGIPMTLSELQIDNTNFEEMARAAVIHGNLNEAYVALNKDDVYKILEMCI